A single genomic interval of Cyprinus carpio isolate SPL01 chromosome B24, ASM1834038v1, whole genome shotgun sequence harbors:
- the LOC109092084 gene encoding uncharacterized protein LOC109092084 isoform X1, which translates to MRVELSLVCVALMCVFKQTSSCLMISEVNCDNPKLDDQEFVELYYEGTNPTSLDGYTLVFYNGNSDMAYRVIDLSGHHTDHRGFFIVGSSELTPRPAIFLPLNSIQNGPDAIALYGPNWAPVAEGGLVSGVGLLDAVVYTSRRSVDGADGLASVLTPGSVPYVEDETALEGDESIQRCWQSENLWSFYTGPPTPAWVNHCPPPTPAEVWINEVNLGGSDQSGHVELSVGMATGSFSLVLYDVTTDLISTSQAFIAKEPGIFAVPVKTTSLSGLQSAALALYKGPISDFPKDGPLSHKQPIDAFVYGDSAHMPSDNLTETLIPGRKPFILTESFLTAGLHVSRCGVAEWTRDPGLFVTRPRSPGKPNDCVWFQSCPLNMTSFTESGRIQPPIHSDVDFLLNEINTDSPGGAEDFIELWHPSGFRMSLDFIWLVLINGQTGKVYYELELNGSYTDDDGYFLIGSSKVGPDIRISTDTIQNGPDAIVLYRSKSPPSKEGQNIPKSGLLDAVVYRTRWSDEKMSELTEALTPGQLPLLEDISALPADETLSRCGAQRLNLSAFRVTSPTPRKQNNCPSKPTIPPPPEGLVINEWSKTSVVIANDSHADCAQEEFAVLLELLCNCGISSLRVKGVNVSCEAGRLYAQGSVLAVSDQQRERISEILSDNKLLCSAEQELQVHGAGSSVALQVWLVLVVPLLFTLGVLLTTSPCS; encoded by the exons ATGCGTGTAGAGCTGAGTTTGGTGTGTGTGGCGTTAATGTGTGTTTTCAAACAGACGAGCTCGTGTTTAATGATCAGTGAGGTCAACTGTGACAATCCCAAACTGGACGATCAGGAATTTGTGGAGCTGTACTATGAAGGTACGAATCCTACTTCTCTGGATGGATACACGCTTGTGTTCTACAACGGCAATTCAGACATGGCGTACCGGGTCATCGATCTGAGTGGACACCACACGGATCACCGAGGTTTTTTCATAGTTGGCTCTTCTGAACTCACTCCTCGTCCAGCCATCTTTCTTCCACTCAACTCCATTCAGAACGGGCCCGATGCCATCGCGCTCTACGGCCCCAACTGGGCACCGGTTGCCGAAGGGGGACTGGTTTCAGGAGTGGGGTTGCTGGACGCCGTTGTGTATACTTCACGTAGATCCGTAGATGGCGCCGACGGCCTTGCGTCCGTTCTGACTCCTGGCTCGGTCCCGTACGTGGAGGATGAGACAGCTCTGGAGGGGGACGAGTCCATTCAGCGCTGCTGGCAGTCAGAGAACTTGTGGTCATTCTACACCGGCCCGCCAACCCCTGCGTGGGTCAATCACTGCCCACCGCCGACCCCTGCAGAGGTCTGGATCAATGAAGTCAACCTCGGTGGGTCGGACCAGTCGGGCCATGTGGAACTCAGTGTTGGCATGGCAACTGGATCATTTTCATTGGTGCTTTATGATGTTACTACGGATCTGATTAGCACGAGTCAGGCGTTCATTGCAAAAGAGCCTGGAATATTCGCCGTACCCGTGAAAACAACGAGTTTGTCAG GGCTACAAAGTGCAGCACTGGCGTTGTATAAAGGCCCGATATCAGACTTCCCTAAGGACGGCCCCCTCAGCCACAAACAGCCAATCGATGCCTTTGTTTACGGTGACTCTGCCCACATGCCCAGTGACAACCTCACAGAGACACTCATTCCAGGGAGAAAACCTTTCATTCTCACAGAGAG TTTTCTCACAGCAGGTCTTCATGTCAGTCGCTGTGGTGTTGCCGAATGGACGAGAGATCCGGGACTGTTTGTAACAAGGCCCCGGAGTCCCGGAAAACCCAATGACTGTGTTTGGTTTCAGTCCTGCCCGCTTAACATGA CCTCTTTCACAGAGTCAGGACGGATCCAGCCCCCGATTCATAGCGATGTTGATTTCCTGCTTAACGAAATCAACACTGACTCACCAGGAGGAGCCGAGGATTTTATAGAGTTGTGGCATCCGTCTGGCTTCCGTATGTCGCTGGATTTCATCTGGCTGGTGTTGATCAATGGACAGACTGGAAAAGTGTACTATGAGCTGGAGCTGAATGGATCTTACACAGATGATGACGGATACTTCCTG ATTGGCAGTTCGAAGGTTGGCCCTGACATTAGAATCTCAACGGACACTATTCAGAACGGACCGGACGCCATAGTGTTATATCGCAGCAAGTCTCCGCCCTCTAAAGAGGGTCAGAATATTCCCAAAAGTGGTTTGCTGGATGCGGTGGTCTACCGCACTCGTTGGTCTGATGAAAAAATGTCAGAGCTAACGGAAGCGCTGACACCAGGACAGCTCCCTCTGCTGGAGGACATCAGTGCGCTACCCGCTGACGAGACCCTCAGTCGATGTGGGGCCCAGAGACTCAACCTCAGTGCTTTCAGG GTCACTTCTCCCACACCAAGGAAGCAGAATAACTGTCCTTCCAAACCCACCATACCTCCGCCTCCTGAGGGTCTCGTCATCAATGAATGGAGCAAGACCTCGGTGGTGATCGCCAACGATTCTCATGCAG ATTGTGCCCAGGAGGAGTTTGCTGTTTTATTAGAGCTCTTGTGTAACTGTGGGATCTCAAGCTTGCGTGTTAAAG GTGTGAATGTGTCCTGTGAGGCGGGTCGGTTGTATGCACAGGGATCTGTTCTTGCTGTCTCTGACCAACAGAGGGAGCGAATCAGTGAGATACTGAGTGACAACAAGCTCTTATGTTCAGCTGAACAGGAGCTACAGGTTCATGGAG cGGGGTCGTCGGTCGCTCTGCAGGTCTGGCTTGTGCTCGTGGTGCCCCTGCTGTTCACACTGG GCGTCCTGCTGACTACCTCTCCATGCAGCTGA
- the LOC109092084 gene encoding uncharacterized protein LOC109092084 isoform X2, whose translation MISEVNCDNPKLDDQEFVELYYEGTNPTSLDGYTLVFYNGNSDMAYRVIDLSGHHTDHRGFFIVGSSELTPRPAIFLPLNSIQNGPDAIALYGPNWAPVAEGGLVSGVGLLDAVVYTSRRSVDGADGLASVLTPGSVPYVEDETALEGDESIQRCWQSENLWSFYTGPPTPAWVNHCPPPTPAEVWINEVNLGGSDQSGHVELSVGMATGSFSLVLYDVTTDLISTSQAFIAKEPGIFAVPVKTTSLSGLQSAALALYKGPISDFPKDGPLSHKQPIDAFVYGDSAHMPSDNLTETLIPGRKPFILTESFLTAGLHVSRCGVAEWTRDPGLFVTRPRSPGKPNDCVWFQSCPLNMTSFTESGRIQPPIHSDVDFLLNEINTDSPGGAEDFIELWHPSGFRMSLDFIWLVLINGQTGKVYYELELNGSYTDDDGYFLIGSSKVGPDIRISTDTIQNGPDAIVLYRSKSPPSKEGQNIPKSGLLDAVVYRTRWSDEKMSELTEALTPGQLPLLEDISALPADETLSRCGAQRLNLSAFRVTSPTPRKQNNCPSKPTIPPPPEGLVINEWSKTSVVIANDSHADCAQEEFAVLLELLCNCGISSLRVKGVNVSCEAGRLYAQGSVLAVSDQQRERISEILSDNKLLCSAEQELQVHGAGSSVALQVWLVLVVPLLFTLGVLLTTSPCS comes from the exons ATGATCAGTGAGGTCAACTGTGACAATCCCAAACTGGACGATCAGGAATTTGTGGAGCTGTACTATGAAGGTACGAATCCTACTTCTCTGGATGGATACACGCTTGTGTTCTACAACGGCAATTCAGACATGGCGTACCGGGTCATCGATCTGAGTGGACACCACACGGATCACCGAGGTTTTTTCATAGTTGGCTCTTCTGAACTCACTCCTCGTCCAGCCATCTTTCTTCCACTCAACTCCATTCAGAACGGGCCCGATGCCATCGCGCTCTACGGCCCCAACTGGGCACCGGTTGCCGAAGGGGGACTGGTTTCAGGAGTGGGGTTGCTGGACGCCGTTGTGTATACTTCACGTAGATCCGTAGATGGCGCCGACGGCCTTGCGTCCGTTCTGACTCCTGGCTCGGTCCCGTACGTGGAGGATGAGACAGCTCTGGAGGGGGACGAGTCCATTCAGCGCTGCTGGCAGTCAGAGAACTTGTGGTCATTCTACACCGGCCCGCCAACCCCTGCGTGGGTCAATCACTGCCCACCGCCGACCCCTGCAGAGGTCTGGATCAATGAAGTCAACCTCGGTGGGTCGGACCAGTCGGGCCATGTGGAACTCAGTGTTGGCATGGCAACTGGATCATTTTCATTGGTGCTTTATGATGTTACTACGGATCTGATTAGCACGAGTCAGGCGTTCATTGCAAAAGAGCCTGGAATATTCGCCGTACCCGTGAAAACAACGAGTTTGTCAG GGCTACAAAGTGCAGCACTGGCGTTGTATAAAGGCCCGATATCAGACTTCCCTAAGGACGGCCCCCTCAGCCACAAACAGCCAATCGATGCCTTTGTTTACGGTGACTCTGCCCACATGCCCAGTGACAACCTCACAGAGACACTCATTCCAGGGAGAAAACCTTTCATTCTCACAGAGAG TTTTCTCACAGCAGGTCTTCATGTCAGTCGCTGTGGTGTTGCCGAATGGACGAGAGATCCGGGACTGTTTGTAACAAGGCCCCGGAGTCCCGGAAAACCCAATGACTGTGTTTGGTTTCAGTCCTGCCCGCTTAACATGA CCTCTTTCACAGAGTCAGGACGGATCCAGCCCCCGATTCATAGCGATGTTGATTTCCTGCTTAACGAAATCAACACTGACTCACCAGGAGGAGCCGAGGATTTTATAGAGTTGTGGCATCCGTCTGGCTTCCGTATGTCGCTGGATTTCATCTGGCTGGTGTTGATCAATGGACAGACTGGAAAAGTGTACTATGAGCTGGAGCTGAATGGATCTTACACAGATGATGACGGATACTTCCTG ATTGGCAGTTCGAAGGTTGGCCCTGACATTAGAATCTCAACGGACACTATTCAGAACGGACCGGACGCCATAGTGTTATATCGCAGCAAGTCTCCGCCCTCTAAAGAGGGTCAGAATATTCCCAAAAGTGGTTTGCTGGATGCGGTGGTCTACCGCACTCGTTGGTCTGATGAAAAAATGTCAGAGCTAACGGAAGCGCTGACACCAGGACAGCTCCCTCTGCTGGAGGACATCAGTGCGCTACCCGCTGACGAGACCCTCAGTCGATGTGGGGCCCAGAGACTCAACCTCAGTGCTTTCAGG GTCACTTCTCCCACACCAAGGAAGCAGAATAACTGTCCTTCCAAACCCACCATACCTCCGCCTCCTGAGGGTCTCGTCATCAATGAATGGAGCAAGACCTCGGTGGTGATCGCCAACGATTCTCATGCAG ATTGTGCCCAGGAGGAGTTTGCTGTTTTATTAGAGCTCTTGTGTAACTGTGGGATCTCAAGCTTGCGTGTTAAAG GTGTGAATGTGTCCTGTGAGGCGGGTCGGTTGTATGCACAGGGATCTGTTCTTGCTGTCTCTGACCAACAGAGGGAGCGAATCAGTGAGATACTGAGTGACAACAAGCTCTTATGTTCAGCTGAACAGGAGCTACAGGTTCATGGAG cGGGGTCGTCGGTCGCTCTGCAGGTCTGGCTTGTGCTCGTGGTGCCCCTGCTGTTCACACTGG GCGTCCTGCTGACTACCTCTCCATGCAGCTGA